CGCTGGCTGCGCGCGCTCGGCCACGACACGGCGTACGACCGCGCCGCGGGCGACGCGGACCTGCTCCGGCGTGCCGCCCGGGAGCGGCGCATCCTGGTGACGCGCGACACCCGCATCGCGCGCCCGCCGAAGGTGCGGCTCGTGCTGCTGCACGCGAACGATACCGCCGGCCAGCTGCGCGAGCTGGCGGCCGTCCTCGGCGTGCGGGACCGCTCGCGGCTGCTGACGCGCTGCCTGGTGTGCAACACGCGGCTGCGCCGCGCCACGCCCGACGAGGTCGAGGCGGGGGCCCCGGACCACGTGCGCGCCACGCAGCGCGACTTCCGCGCCTGCCCGGGCTGCGGCCGGGTCTAC
Above is a window of bacterium DNA encoding:
- a CDS encoding Mut7-C RNAse domain-containing protein, coding for MASSPPRPREPSPRLLCDVMLGRLARWLRALGHDTAYDRAAGDADLLRRAARERRILVTRDTRIARPPKVRLVLLHANDTAGQLRELAAVLGVRDRSRLLTRCLVCNTRLRRATPDEVEAGAPDHVRATQRDFRACPGCGRVYWPGTHRRRLAAALAASLPGSPR